From a single Brettanomyces bruxellensis chromosome 7, complete sequence genomic region:
- a CDS encoding uncharacterized protein (MEROPS:MER0031610) yields MFLPKYTQVASLTRANLLCRLLPLTKIRKVSYDGTPSSLAHSEANNDILSDNIETVKLAYDKHSPPGVFSSANPPIVFLHGLFGCKSNNRTVSKKLALMLDRDVYCLDLRNHGASPHIGRMDYPAMGADVERFIKDHELKNPILIGHSMGAKAAMAVCLRKPKLCSLLIPVDNAPVDFTAGATGFSKFGMYVRQLQKIEANRSLKSLRECDSVLAEVESNKVIRQFLLMNMKPSKDGGYRCVVALDVLAKTLDNVSAWPFNSDYSRWSKPALFIRGKKSPYVADNFLNSIAKFFPRFEVYDVDAGHWLISEKPHEFVTAVAEWISYKEDIS; encoded by the coding sequence ATGTTTTTGCCCAAGTACACACAAGTTGCATCATTAACACGGGCCAATCTATTATGTCGTCTTCTACCTCTTACCAAAATAAGGAAGGTGTCATATGATGGGACCCCAAGCTCTCTGGCACATTCGGAGGCAAACAATGACATTCTGTCAGATAATATAGAGACGGTCAAGCTAGCCTATGATAAGCATTCTCCTCCTGGTGTGTTCAGTTCGGCAAATCCACCTATTGTGTTTCTACATGGATTATTTGGCTGCAAGAGTAATAACCGGACGGTATCGAAAAAACTAGCATTGATGTTGGACAGAGATGTGTACTGCCTTGATCTCAGAAACCACGGCGCTTCTCCACACATCGGCAGAATGGACTATCCGGCAATGGGGGCTGATGTTGAGAGATTCATCAAAGACCACGAGTTGAAAAATCCCATTCTTATAGGCCACTCAATGGGTGCCAAAGCTGCAATGGCAGTGTGCCTCCGTAAACCAAAATTGTGCTCGTTACTCATACCTGTTGATAATGCACCTGTTGACTTCACGGCGGGTGCAACAGGTTTCTCAAAGTTTGGCATGTATGTCAGGCAATTGCAGAAAATAGAAGCCAACAGAAGTCTCAAGTCTCTGAGAGAATGTGACAGTGTACTTGCAGAAGTTGAAAGCAATAAAGTCATCAGGCAGTTTCTTTTGATGAACATGAAGCCAAGTAAAGATGGTGGGTACAGATGTGTGGTGGCACTTGATGTTCTGGCAAAAACACTAGACAATGTTTCTGCCTGGCCTTTCAATAGTGATTATAGCAGGTGGTCTAAGCCAGCCTTGTTTATCCGGGGAAAGAAGTCACCCTATGTGGCAGACAACTTTCTCAATAGTATAGCCAAGTTTTTCCCGAGGTTTGAGGTCTACGATGTGGATGCGGGCCACTGGTTAATCAGTGAAAAGCCACATGAGTTTGTTACTGCGGTTGCAGAATGGATAAGCTACAAGGAAGACATTTCTTGA
- a CDS encoding uncharacterized protein (BUSCO:EOG092629RT) yields the protein MIKRRVLGVQNSDSVSGKKSNVGSSSDDRVDNNNDEGTIKQAKANIGTIESHVSDMQGSTEILCPICSEKMLTLTQLNQHLDDEHSLDSDNNGDSGEIVEDKKDGPETIGIQADLGNWVKKSIIESFIGSSEGNMSARSSNPNSSSTSLNSEILPKTGKRKISIPRSHWQKSTGDDYCQYSHCNRKLGLKNGLVNCRKCGKLFCDWHTMYRMKLNKELKSDPTHGLWCRVCIECFTGRPCWNQPNTGKEHDLTSSYRKIRSTKSDLSSLSNLNLENRLFKLVDYLKMVDDGKMSYNEYVVREKELVPWNEGSSSNACSVCHKKFTFFLRRHHCRICGLAVCDDVNLGCSMAVPIDIIAQLLDITLPDEVSNSRNLDAGFPKSSMVKSMSIRMCIKCKRVLFGKRLSHRDEIRLARSEFVLTYTKFRALTGVIDNVKKGTDDSKLINYFSQIEQMVKQFGQRTKQMEKSGDDGQSEIRICESLQAMMIGYIQENMPRLRSIQKKKINEEKLLKARQKEAKGNVTSSDAKKLTLKEIRLKREKLMVLMEQKYTIENLHERYKKQRKFDDLQALDDNLKDLNKEIDAIHQEIGSEGFN from the coding sequence ATGATCAAGCGGCGAGTTCTTGGTGTTCAGAATAGTGATTCGGTTagtggaaagaaaagtaatgTTGGAAGTAGTTCAGATGACAGGGTTGATAACAATAATGATGAAGGTACTATAAAGCAGGCAAAGGCAAATATCGGCACTATAGAAAGTCATGTGTCCGATATGCAAGGCAGCACTGAGATTCTATGTCCCATTTGCTCGGAGAAAATGCTTACTCTGACGCAATTGAACCAGCATTTGGATGATGAGCATTCTTTAGATAGTGATAATAATGGGGATTCGGGTGAAATAGTGGAAGATAAGAAGGATGGGCCTGAAACCATTGGAATTCAGGCTGATCTTGGCAATTGGGTGAAGAAAAGTATTATCGAGAGCTTTATTGGTTCTTCCGAAGGAAATATGTCCGCTAGAAGCAGTAACCCAAATTCTAGTAGCACCTCTTTAAACAGTGAAATATTGCCGAAGAcaggaaagagaaagatctCCATACCGAGATCGCACTGGCAAAAATCTACAGGTGACGATTATTGCCAATATTCACACTGCAATAGGAAACTTGGGTTGAAAAATGGCCTGGTAAACTGTCGAAAATGTGGTAAGCTTTTCTGCGATTGGCATACCATGTACAGGATGAAGCTCAACAAGGAGCTCAAGAGTGATCCGACCCATGGGTTGTGGTGCCGTGTGTGTATAGAATGTTTTACGGGGCGACCCTGTTGGAATCAGCCAAATACAGGAAAAGAACATGATCTCACTTCATCCTATAGGAAAATCCGAAGTACAAAGTCAGATCTGTCGAGTTTGAGCAATTTGAACCTTGAAAATCGGCTTTTTAAGCTTGTGGATTACCTGAAAATGGTTGATGATGGCAAAATGAGCTATAACGAGTATGTTGTTCGGGAAAAGGAGTTGGTACCATGGAATGAGGGTTCATCCAGTAATGCATGTAGTGTATGCCATAAAAAGTTTACATTCTTTCTCCGACGGCACCACTGTCGAATTTGTGGCCTCGCAGTTTGTGATGATGTCAATCTGGGCTGTTCTATGGCTGTTCCAATTGATATAATTGCCCAACTGCTTGACATTACTTTGCCAGACGAAGTAAGCAACAGCAGAAACTTGGATGCCGGGTTTCCCAAGAGTTCAATGGTAAAAAGCATGTCCATAAGAATGTGCATTAAATGCAAACGTGTGTTGTTTGGTAAGCGGCTTTCCCACAGAGATGAAATCAGGCTCGCAAGAAGCGAGTTTGTTTTGACATACACGAAGTTTAGAGCTTTGACTGGTGTGATAGATAACGTAAAAAAAGGTACCGATGACTCGAAACTTATAAACTACTTCTCACAAATTGAGCAGATGGTGAAACAGTTTGGCCAAAGAACCAAGCAGATGGAGAAAAGCGGTGATGACGGCCAAAGTGAGATTCGAATCTGTGAGTCTTTGCAGGCTATGATGATTGGCTACATACAAGAGAATATGCCAAGACTAAGAAGTatccagaagaagaagatcaatGAGGAAAAGCTGCTCAAAGCTAGgcaaaaagaagccaaGGGAAATGTTACAAGCAGTGATGCAAAGAAGTTAACGTTAAAAGAGATCAGGttaaaaagagagaagcTCATGGTTCTGATGGAACAGAAGTACACAATCGAAAATTTGCACGAGAGATACAAAAAGCAGCGTAAGTTTGATGACCTACAGGCATTGGATGATAACTTAAAGGACCTCAATAAGGAGATTGATGCGATCCACCAGGAAATTGGCAGTGAAGGGTTCAACTAG
- a CDS encoding uncharacterized protein (SECRETED:SignalP(1-18)), with protein MLTKLAYTLLALSSIAAAQPLGVPHVHHQHQKREAAVAVDTVVVTVTQNANPTTLQTVMTSATTSSTASTEAEAATSSSATTSSSVAASSSASSSASSDSSSNDTSSYEDGTVEYYAGEGKGITYSPYSDSGSCKSESDIQSDIQKLTDFDIIRVYAPDCSCVSAIMGAMGSNQKVFAGLYYMDSLSSDISTLATQVKASSQGWDGIYAVAVGNEWVNSGTYSASEVASAVSSGRSLLQDQGYSGKVVTVDTIPAYENNNELCEASDFIAANSHAYWDGNVEAANSGTWLEQQIADVKSACGGSKSVLITETGWPTKGDTYGSNGVPSTANQLACIKSIAEAVPDQVIFFTAYNDLWKQPGSQNCEQYWGIFN; from the coding sequence ATGCTTACCAAACTAGCCTACACTCTTTTGGCACTATCCAGCATCGCGGCAGCCCAGCCTCTGGGTGTTCCACATGTGCATCACCAGCATCAGAAAAGAGAAGCTGCCGTTGCTGTTGACACAGTTGTCGTTACAGTTACTCAGAATGCAAATCCAACCACTTTGCAGACCGTCATGACATCGGCAACCACTTCGTCAACTGCCTCAACCGAGGCTGAGGCTGCCACGTCGTCATCAGCTACCACATCGTCATCGGTTGcagcttcatcatcagcttCATCGTCAGCTTCGTCTGACAGCTCATCAAATGACACTTCATCATACGAGGATGGAACCGTTGAGTACTATGCAGGAGAGGGTAAAGGTATCACATACTCGCCATACTCAGACTCGGGATCGTGCAAGTCGGAAAGCGACATCCAGAGCGACATTCAGAAGCTCACAGACTTTGACATTATCCGTGTTTACGCCCCAGATTGCAGCTGTGTCTCGGCCATTATGGGAGCCATGGGTTCGAACCAGAAGGTTTTCGCCGGCCTATACTACATGGACTCTCTTTCGTCGGACATCAGCACTTTGGCCACACAGGTCAAGGCCTCAAGCCAGGGATGGGACGGTATTTATGCCGTTGCAGTTGGAAACGAGTGGGTGAACTCCGGAACTTATTCGGCATCGGAAGTTGCGTCGGCCGTTTCTTCAGGAAGAAGCCTATTGCAGGACCAGGGCTACAGCGGAAAAGTCGTTACTGTCGACACAATTCCAGCTTACGAGAACAACAACGAGCTCTGTGAGGCGTCTGACTTCATTGCTGCCAACTCCCATGCTTACTGGGATGGAAATGTTGAGGCTGCCAACTCTGGAACATGGCTTGAGCAGCAGATTGCTGATGTCAAGAGTGCTTGCGGCGGATCCAAGAGTGTTCTTATCACGGAAACAGGATGGCCAACAAAAGGTGACACCTATGGAAGCAACGGTGTTCCTTCTACTGCCAACCAGCTTGCCTGTATCAAGTCTATTGCTGAGGCTGTTCCAGACCAGGTTATCTTCTTCACAGCCTACAACGACTTGTGGAAGCAGCCAGGCTCGCAGAACTGTGAGCAGTACTGGGGAATCTTCAACTGA
- a CDS encoding uncharacterized protein (BUSCO:EOG09262I5I): MAKKKNPAENRKWKVPRGPKNTPHKNKNLIGLGRTIRHAKLKKNEGYYLPSGELRFTTEQHVPDSEGLRSVTQENALDEFLSTAELQDKEFAEGKTSGIKVVKVNNQVVQNSDYNPYLLTSKQEIEKFKIQAAHRDELTIPRRPKWDKSMTKFELDKRERDAFLEWRRHLAALQQDNDLLLTPFERNLNLWKQLWRVVERSDLVVQIVDARNPLLFRSYDLVKYVKEQGSGAKKNLLLVNKADLLTLSQRKAWARYFSEHGIAYTFFSAAKANEIIEKQREEEDMQRLTEEVSGKKNKQTEENELDELDNLGDELDDEEKAELAKIKEELAELDGSDDSEEENEVESAEEVELTTNILTVEELEALFLKKAPGPFVDPTTGKPRRAQIGLVGYPNVGKSSTINALVGSKKVSVSSTPGKTKHYQTIILSDKVLLCDCPGLVFPNFAYTNAELVCNGVLPIDQLRESTGPAELVSRRIPKYFLEALYGIKIDTLSPDAGGNGIPTARELLNSYARARGYMTSGYGSADINRAARYILKDYVSGKLLYVDPPPHEDGSRRPEAECKAFNKELYSLKNLPEHRQQQVLSAIQEKGIPADKFDLAKDFENLHITESGPLTDSRIPAKSRKEMLAQKEAALDLDKEFFQMSNVRGIRSDPFHSKKQSAGGKKHNKKNKKSMKKERLRV, encoded by the coding sequence AtggcgaaaaaaaagaatccaGCAGAAAACAGGAAGTGGAAAGTGCCAAGAGGCCCAAAGAACACACCtcataaaaacaaaaatctGATCGGCTTGGGAAGAACTATAAGGCATGCgaaattaaagaagaatgaggGATACTATTTGCCTTCAGGAGAATTACGGTTCACAACTGAACAACACGTTCCAGACTCAGAGGGTTTGAGGTCGGTCACTCAGGAAAACGCATTAGATGAGTTTCTTAGTACCGCAGAATTACAGGATAAGGAATTTGCAGAGGGCAAAACCTCAGGAATAAAAGTGGTCAAAGTGAATAATCAAGTGGTACAGAATTCTGATTACAATCCTTATTTGTTGACAAGCAAGCAGGAGATTGAGAAATTCAAGATACAGGCAGCACATAGAGATGAGTTGACAATTCCAAGGAGACCAAAGTGGGATAAGTCCATGACAAAGTTCGAGCTTGAtaagagagaaagagatgcttttcttgaatGGCGGAGACATTTGGCAGCTCTCCAACAGGATAATGACTTGCTTTTAACACCATTCGAGCGGAACTTGAACTTGTGGAAGCAGCTTTGGCGTGTAGTTGAGAGATCGGACTTGGTTGTTCAAATTGTGGATGCCAGaaatcctcttcttttcaggTCGTACGACTTGGTGAAATATGTTAAAGAACAAGGGTCTGGAGCGAAGaagaatcttcttctgGTGAACAAAGCAGATCTTTTGACCCTTTCgcaaagaaaagcatgGGCCAGATATTTCAGCGAGCATGGAATTGCTTACACATTTTTCAGTGCGGCAAAAGCCAACGAGATTATCGAGAAGCAACGTGAAGAAGAGGATATGCAAAGACTTACCGAGGAGGTGTCCGGTAAGAAGAATAAGCAGACAGAGGAGAATGAGTTAGATGAGTTGGATAACTTGGGTGATGAACTTGATGACGAAGAAAAAGCGGAATTGGCAAAgatcaaagaagaattagCAGAACTTGACGGCTCGGATGattcagaagaagaaaatgaagttgAAAGTGCTGAAGAGGTGGAACTGACTACAAACATTCTTACCGTTGAAGAGCTTGAGgcattatttttgaaaaaggcCCCTGGACCTTTTGTGGATCCTACAACGGGGAAACCAAGAAGGGCACAAATCGGACTTGTTGGATATCCGAATGTCGGTAAATCATCTACCATTAATGCGTTAGTTGGATCAAAAAAGGTGtctgtttcttcaactccAGGTAAGACTAAACATTATCAAACGATAATCTTGTCTGACAAGGTTCTTCTCTGTGATTGTCCAGGTTTAGTTTTCCCGAACTTCGCTTACACGAATGCGGAGCTTGTTTGCAACGGAGTTTTACCAATTGATCAGCTTAGGGAAAGCACGGGACCAGCAGAGTTGGTTTCTAGGAGAATACCGAAATACTTTTTGGAAGCATTGTATGGAATTAAGATAGACACATTATCGCCAGATGCAGGAGGAAACGGAATTCCTACAGCCAGGGAACTGTTAAATTCGTATGCTAGGGCACGAGGCTACATGACCTCGGGTTATGGTTCTGCAGACATCAACAGGGCAGCAAGATACATCTTGAAAGATTATGTGAGTGGCAAACTCTTGTATGTGGATCCACCACCTCACGAAGATGGATCTAGAAGGCCGGAGGCAGAATGCAAGGCTTTCAATAAGGAATTGTATTCGTTGAAAAACCTCCCAGAGCATCGTCAACAGCAGGTTCTCTCTGCTATCCAGGAAAAGGGTATTCCTGCTGATAAATTCGATTTGGCCAAGGATTTCGAAAATCTTCATATCACAGAGTCGGGACCACTAACCGACTCACGGATACCAGCAAAGTCCAGAAAGGAAATGCTGGCACAAAAGGAGGCTGCTCTTGATTTGGATAAAGAATTCTTCCAGATGAGTAACGTGCGTGGAATCCGGAGTGATCCATTCcattcaaaaaagcagtCTGCCGGAGGGAAGAAAcacaacaaaaagaacaagaaaagtatgaagaaggaaagattGAGAGTTTAA
- a CDS encoding uncharacterized protein (BUSCO:EOG09262KXK) codes for MANHSEHFGQGHLGHPSRVNPSAFPGPVLQSFEEDAHDGHNDLPFKLRFSQRAMVGHGSFGYVYQINILPDNRRAAIKRVLQDRRFKNRELAIMRVIRHQNIVNLLYYFYKTNDKNEVYLHLILEYVPETLYNASHWYISRRRTMPLFEVKLYSYQLFRSLNYIHSLGICHRDIKPQNLLIDPVRGILKLCDFGSAKILDPKQPSVSYICSRYYRAPELIFGARNYTTKIDIWSAGCVIAELILGQPLFPGESGIDQLVEIIKILGTPSKEEIQSMNPNYMDHKFPTIKPIPLHKILKGIDTEVVDLLAAVLEYSPVRRLTAAEAMSSQAFDIFRQQENASMVLPNYRNFKLDNEINIPDLLNFTKRELSVQPELVHRLVPDWKWSRSTEDLGFSLDDFTPYTHEELLDSHNEQ; via the coding sequence ATGGCTAACCACTCAGAGCATTTTGGACAGGGCCATTTGGGGCATCCCTCAAGAGTTAATCCTTCGGCTTTTCCTGGACCCGTGTTACAATCATTCGAAGAAGATGCACATGATGGACATAATGATCTTCCATTTAAGCTCAGATTTTCTCAGCGTGCAATGGTGGGACATGGGTCTTTTGGCTATGTTTACCAAATCAACATCTTGCCGGACAACCGCCGGGCAGCCATCAAGCGAGTCCTCCAGGATAGAAGGTTTAAGAACAGAGAGCTGGCGATCATGCGTGTTATTCGGCACCAAAATATCGTGAATTTGCTCTACTACTTCTATAAAACCAACGACAAAAATGAGGTATACCTCCACCTCATATTGGAGTACGTTCCTGAAACTTTATACAATGCAAGCCATTGGTACATATCGAGGCGGAGAACTATGCCGCTATTCGAGGTCAAACTTTACTCCTACCAGCTTTTCAGGTCTCTAAACTACATACACTCTCTTGGAATCTGCCACAGGGACATCAAGCCACAGAACCTTCTAATAGACCCCGTCCGGGGTATTCTCAAGCTTTGTGACTTCGGTTCTGCCAAGATCTTGGACCCTAAGCAGCCCAGTGTTTCGTATATTTGCTCCAGGTACTACAGGGCACCTGAGCTCATATTTGGGGCAAGAAACTACACAACCAAGATTGATATATGGTCTGCCGGCTGTGTTATAGCCGAACTCATCTTGGGACAGCCGTTATTCCCGGGCGAATCCGGCATTGACCAGCTTGTGGAGATCATAAAAATACTCGGAACACCTTCCAAGGAGGAGATCCAGTCCATGAACCCCAACTACATGGATCATAAATTCCCTACAATCAAACCTATACCACTCCACAAAATCTTAAAAGGTATCGACACCGAAGTTGTGGATTTGCTCGCTGCAGTGCTTGAGTACTCACCCGTTAGAAGGCTTACTGCTGCTGAAGCCATGAGCTCACAGGCCTTTGACATCTTCAGGCAGCAAGAAAACGCCTCTATGGTGCTGCCTAACTACAGGAATTTCAAACTTGACAACGAGATTAACATTCCTGATCTTCTCAACTTCACCAAGCGTGAGCTAAGTGTACAACCTGAGCTTGTTCATCGTTTGGTGCCCGACTGGAAATGGAGCCGGAGCACTGAAGATCTCGGTTTCTCTCTTGATGATTTTACTCCATACACCCATGAGGAGTTGTTGGATTCGCATAACGAGCAGTGA
- the LPD1 gene encoding dihydrolipoamide dehydrogenase precursor, with amino-acid sequence MFRLSQKRFFSSARVAFEAAKKSHDVVIIGGGPGGYVAAIKASQLGFDTACIEKRGALGGTCLNVGCIPSKSLLYNSGLYNRVKKEGAERGLDIPGEVKPNLGNIMKQKDKAVKQLTGGVEMLFKKYGVKYYKGNGSFIDEHTVKVDPIKGGEEAVLSAKNIIIATGSESTPFPGIKIDEERIVTSTGALALKEIPKTMTIIGAGIIGLEMGTVWNRLGSKVTILEFQKSIGGAGMDAEVSKNIQKILKKQGLNFKLGAKVTKGTRNGDTVKVEYEDGKSGKTESIDSDVLLVAVGRKPYTKGLNVEKLGLDFDKKGRVVIDSDYKTKVPHIFCIGDCTFGPMLAHKAEDEGIAAVEYMKSGFGHVNYDNIPSVMYTHPEVAWTGKTEEQLKEAGVEYKTGKFPFLANSRAKTVQDIDGFVKFIADAKTQRVLGVHIIGPNAGEMIAEANLAIEYGASCEDIYRVCHAHPTLSEAFKEGAMTVFGNPINF; translated from the exons atgtttaGACTCTCCCAGAAAAGGTTCTTTTCCTCAGCCAGAGTTGCATTCGAGGCTGCAAAGA AATCGCATGATGTGGTTATCATTGGAGGTGGTCCAGGTGGTTACGTTGCCGCCATCAAGGCCTCGCAGTTAGGTTTCGATACTGCATGtatagaaaaaagaggtGCACTCGGTGGCACGTGTTTGAACGTGGGATGTATTCCATCGAAGTCGCTTCTTTACAACTCGGGTCTCTACAACCGTGTGAAGAAAGAGGGTGCAGAGCGTGGACTTGACATTCCGGGCGAAGTGAAGCCTAATTTGGGCAACATCATGAAGCAGAAGGACAAGGCGGTCAAGCAACTTACAGGTGGTGTTGAGATGTTGTTCAAGAAGTACGGTGTCAAGTACTACAAGGGTAACGGATCGTTCATTGACGAGCACACCGTCAAAGTTGACCCTATCAAGGGTGGCGAGGAGGCTGTTTTGTCGGCCAAGAACATCATTATCGCCACTGGTTCTGAGAGTACACCATTCCCAGGTATCAAGATCGACGAAGAGAGAATTGTGACTTCGACAGGTGCGTTGGCCCTCAAGGAGATCCCAAAGACAATGACAATTATCGGTGCCGGTATCATTGGTTTGGAGATGGGTACCGTGTGGAACAGATTGGGAAGCAAGGTGACCATCTTGGAGTTCCAGAAGTCCATCGGAGGTGCTGGAATGGACGCTGAGGTGTCGAAGAACATCCAAAAGATCCTCAAGAAGCAAGGTCTCAACTTCAAGCTTGGTGCCAAGGTCACCAAGGGTACCAGAAATGGGGATACCGTCAAGGTTGAGTACGAGGATGGAAAGTCCGGCAAGACCGAGTCCATCGACTCCGATGTGTTGTTGGTTGCCGTCGGCAGAAAGCCATACACTAAGGGCTTGAACGTCGAGAAGCTCGGCTTGGACTTCGACAAAAAGGGCCGTGTGGTGATCGACTCCGACTACAAGACCAAGGTGCCTCACATCTTCTGCATTGGTGACTGCACCTTTGGTCCTATGTTGGCCCACAAGGCTGAGGATGAAGGTATCGCCGCTGTCGAGTACATGAAGTCCGGATTCGGCCACGTCAACTACGACAATATTCCATCCGTCATGTACACCCACCCAGAGGTCGCCTGGACCGGAAAGACCGAGGAGCAGTTGAAGGAGGCCGGTGTTGAGTACAAGACCGGTAAGTTCCCATTCTTGGCCAACTCCAGAGCAAAGACTGTCCAGGACATTGATGGTTTCGTCAAGTTTATCGCTGATGCCAAGACCCAGAGAGTCCTCGGTGTCCACATCATCGGTCCTAATGCCGGTGAGATGATTGCAGAGGCCAACTTGGCCATTGAGTACGGTGCTTCATGCGAGGACATCTACAGAGTCTGCCATGCTCATCCAACGCTTTCCGAGGCTTTCAAGGAAGGTGCCATGACTGTCTTTGGCAACCCAATCAACTTCTGA
- the RPL10A gene encoding 60S ribosomal protein L10A (BUSCO:EOG09264LBC) produces MSKVSKQTVRESVDTLLKYSRETKKRNFLETVELQVGLKNYDPQRDRRFSGTFKLPNVPRPNMTICIFGDAFDCDRAKGLGVDAMSVDDLKKLNKNKKLIKKLAKKYNAFIASNSLIKKVPRLLGPQLSKLGKFPTPVSHQEDLGQKVSDVRSTIKFQLKKVLCMNVCVGNVDMEEDVLVAQILLAINFLVSLLKKKWQNVGSLVIKSSMGHPLRLY; encoded by the coding sequence ATGTCTAAGGTTTCGAAACAAACTGTTAGAGAGTCTGTTGATACTTTGCTCAAGTACTCCAGAGAAACCAAGAAGAGAAACTTCTTGGAGACTGTCGAGTTACAGGTCGGTTTGAAGAACTACGACCCTCAAAGAGATAGACGTTTCTCTGGTACTTTCAAGCTGCCAAATGTCCCAAGACCAAACATGACCATCTGCATTTTCGGTGATGCTTTCGATTGTGACAGAGCTAAGGGTTTGGGTGTCGATGCCATGTCCGTCGatgatttgaagaagttgaacaaGAACAAGAAGTTGATCAAGAAGTTGGCCAAGAAGTACAACGCTTTCATCGCTTCTAACTCTTTGATTAAGAAGGTTCCTAGATTACTCGGTCCTCAACTTTCTAAGTTGGGTAAGTTCCCAACTCCAGTTTCCCATCAGGAAGACTTGGGTCAGAAGGTCAGTGACGTCAGATCCACCATCAAGTTCCAGTTGAAGAAGGTCTTGTGTATGAATGTCTGTGTCGGTAACGTTGATATGGAGGAGGACGTTTTGGTCGCTCAGATTCTCTTGGCTATCAACTTCTTGGTTTctttgttgaagaagaagtggcAGAACGTTGGTTCTTTGGTCATCAAATCTTCTATGGGTCATCCATTGAGATTGTACTAA